The following are encoded together in the Aerococcus mictus genome:
- a CDS encoding glycosyltransferase family 2 protein, producing the protein MKSISIIIPCYNEADNIRPYYQAMLATMSHFPNPLDWQLLFIDDGSTDQTLQEIKALSQADPRLTYLAFSRNFGKEAGIYAGLQHSHGDYVVIMDVDLQDPPELLVPMYQKLNEEDYDCVVTRRQDRQGESWFRSQCARLFYWLINQLSHTPIRSGERDYRMMTRQMVDSVLKVSEVNRFSKGIFNWVGYQKTYIDFPNHQRQFGHSHFSFWNLLVYSLEGIISFSQIPLNIIAILGLIVFILAIGLAAFFMVRTLLFGNPTSGWTSTIVIILLMGGLQMLSLGIVGKYIGKTFLESKRRPLYLVKESNLEEDD; encoded by the coding sequence TTGAAGTCAATTTCTATTATTATCCCTTGCTACAATGAAGCCGATAATATCCGCCCCTATTACCAGGCCATGTTAGCGACCATGTCTCACTTCCCTAACCCATTGGACTGGCAGCTCCTCTTTATTGATGACGGATCAACAGACCAGACCCTCCAAGAAATCAAGGCCCTAAGCCAAGCAGATCCGCGGCTGACTTACCTGGCTTTTTCCCGGAACTTCGGCAAGGAAGCGGGCATTTATGCCGGCTTACAACACAGCCACGGAGACTACGTGGTGATTATGGACGTGGACCTCCAAGACCCGCCTGAACTATTGGTCCCCATGTACCAAAAACTCAACGAAGAAGACTATGACTGTGTGGTGACCCGCCGTCAAGACCGGCAAGGAGAATCTTGGTTTCGCTCCCAATGTGCCCGGCTCTTTTACTGGCTGATTAACCAATTATCCCACACGCCTATTCGCAGCGGGGAAAGAGACTACCGCATGATGACTCGGCAAATGGTTGATAGTGTCCTCAAAGTGAGTGAAGTCAACCGCTTCTCTAAGGGAATCTTTAATTGGGTCGGCTACCAAAAGACCTATATCGATTTTCCCAACCACCAACGTCAGTTTGGCCACAGCCATTTTAGCTTTTGGAACCTCTTGGTATATTCCTTAGAAGGGATTATTTCTTTTTCCCAGATCCCCCTCAACATCATCGCTATCCTAGGCCTGATTGTCTTTATCCTAGCTATTGGATTAGCGGCCTTCTTTATGGTCCGTACCCTGCTCTTTGGTAATCCCACCTCGGGCTGGACGTCAACCATTGTTATTATTTTACTCATGGGTGGTTTACAAATGCTTTCTCTGGGCATTGTGGGGAAATACATTGGCAAGACTTTTCTGGAAAGCAAAAGACGCCCCCTTTACCTGGTTAAGGAAAGTAACCTTGAAGAAGACGACTAA
- a CDS encoding 5' nucleotidase, NT5C type, whose translation MQKIAVDMDEVIADFLAKQIRLFNESYDFQIKKEDLLGKNLDQLFPQYQKALHDMVADPYYFADLGIIEGAQKALWQLSQDYEVFITTAAMEFPTSFTAKYEWLTQHFDFIPDSHYVFCGQKSILGADYLIDDNSRHFQGFNGKGLLFSAPHNLTENYPDRLDNWEAALDYFYGSARLTE comes from the coding sequence ATGCAAAAAATTGCTGTTGATATGGACGAAGTGATTGCGGATTTTTTAGCCAAGCAAATTCGTTTGTTTAATGAAAGCTATGATTTTCAAATTAAAAAAGAAGACCTCCTTGGGAAGAACTTGGATCAATTATTTCCCCAATACCAAAAAGCACTCCATGATATGGTGGCTGATCCTTATTATTTTGCTGATCTTGGGATCATTGAGGGGGCACAAAAGGCCCTTTGGCAACTCAGTCAGGATTATGAAGTTTTTATTACTACGGCTGCAATGGAATTCCCGACTTCTTTTACCGCTAAGTATGAGTGGTTAACCCAACACTTTGACTTTATCCCCGATAGTCACTATGTCTTCTGTGGGCAAAAGTCGATTTTGGGGGCTGATTACTTGATTGATGATAATAGTCGTCATTTTCAAGGCTTTAATGGTAAGGGACTGCTCTTTTCAGCCCCCCATAACCTGACGGAAAATTATCCCGACCGGCTGGATAATTGGGAGGCAGCCCTGGACTACTTTTATGGATCTGCTCGATTGACTGAATAA